The sequence below is a genomic window from Hippocampus zosterae strain Florida chromosome 15, ASM2543408v3, whole genome shotgun sequence.
CGGGCTCTCCAGGCGCAGAAGGGCGATGTCGTTGTCCACCGTGGTGCTGTCGTAGTCGGGGTGTTTGATGGCCCCGCTGACTTTCAGCATCACCTCGGTGCCTTCGTCGCGGAAACGCTCATAGTCGCCTGGGGGCAACCAACGCATTCGCACAGGATGTCAGTTTTGCATTACCTCGCTCGGTGACGTACTCATTTCTAGAGCAATTCTGCTGCCGTTTGAATGTCTCAAATAGGGTGACCCGAGTTTTAAAAACCATTacaacttaccgtattttccgcactaaaaggtgcacctaaaagcgccttccattttcttaaaagctcacagcgcgccttaaaatccgatgcaccttgtgtatggtcattacggtaatatttcgaccccaaaatggctcctcgctcgagacatgctgaaaacgcagagttcaaacttaaagcggTCGGTTATGCAGTTGaatacggaaatagagcagcggcaagagagttgaacgttaacgagtcaatgttataacttgctgttggttaagtgaaccgtgtctctgctttattaaataagtcttactgacatctgatcgctctgttggcgtttccttgagcgtagctccatctagtggatgcattgtagattgcgtcttataatgcggtgcgcccaatgtatggaaaaaaatgacaaagtacGCCATTCGTttaaggtgcgcctcataatccagtgcgccttttagtgtggaaaatacggtagttgaaaATCAAATCTATAATAATTTCCCATTCTGAAACTATTTCTAACTAATTTAATCACACGTCAATCTGGTAACAAGTGGTTGGTTATTTTGCCCTGAGGAGTTTGAGGTTGCTGATGAAGACGACaggaaaaaaagctttgttcGCAGAGACAGAGAGCATACCATGACACggttcattttcttttcatgcacttttgaGTAGAAAGACCAACGAAAGGAAAAAACTTGTGGACTCCggccgagtttttttttccccttagaaACAAATAATTAGTTGTCATCACGCTCTCACCCAGTCTGACTCGGAACCGCAGGTTGTTCTCCAGACAGTGGGCGGCTGTCAGGACCCAATTCTGGTCAATCAGCACGCCGCCGCAGTGGAAACGACCTTTGGCGTTCTGCAGCAGGACCTGGCAGGAAAACGGTGGAACAGTAATTACTGCCCAAATTGTAGCAGCATGCTGCCTTGAGAGACGACATACTATCGTATGAATCAGAGTCATTCTCGCAATTTTCCATCATCAATCCATCCTTTCcctttgaatgaataaataaataagctgaGTCTGGATGTCCAAGTTCATGGCCACCAAGCACGTCAGTGGGCGGCGCTGACGGCCTGCCAGgcagtggactttttttttcacgatgaCGGCTTATTAGGGTCACCTAGCGATTTTTACTCGCGAGGTGACCCTAGTAAGCCGTAAAAGACCAATTTCAATCCAGAGGAGACGATTTGGCGTATCACTCAACTAACTGATGGGTGCAAGGGACACCCCACACTTGACGTCACATCCTTTCCCAATAGAGTGGCGTGCATTAAAATTACCCAGGGGGATTATTTgggcaaaatacacaaaaatttTAAcactagatcagtggttctgaACCTAGTTATAGGTACCGAGCCAACCAGTTAACATGgacattcaccaaacccttcattagtgaaaaattgttttttttttttacaaattcaagttattaaaaaaacattttttttaaaaactgaaaaaagtaaataaaatttcaaaacataagtcttaagttttttttgtaattttacgaCCTACTATCATGACTGTCAAACGTCGACTACGGAGCGAACGaaatttcctgcagcactgattggacaagcaatgtcatgtgatcacctgcagtcagtgatggccaagagggcgtgtcataactaatacagtatacagtgcGTCTTAACCAATGCGGCAGAGGCtacgtcgaacccctgagacgatacaccgaacccctggggttcgatcgaacccagtttaagaaccactgcacgaGATATAGAGCAAACTTTACAATCTTACTCCATTTCTTCATCAATACTTCGAAACGGGCCACCGATCTGCGCTGCCGCTCACCTGCCAAGGACTCTCGCCCTTCTTGCCCACCTCCCCGCCCACCATCCAGGGCATGAGGCCGTTCATAGGCTTAGTGTAGGACGAGCGTCCGATCAGCAGCTGCCCGCACGACGACGACCCTGCGCACACGTGACGCCAATTGGGTGGAGTCCACGTCTTTCCCCGATTTGCCGGCGCGTTTTTCCTCACCTTTGGCGACGCACTTTTTGGCGTCGTCGTGCAGCTTGTAGCCGTCGACGCAGCTGCACGTTCGCCGTAGGCCGTCCTCGCTCTCCGTGCACTCGTGGTCGCAGTCGCCGTTGTTCACGCTGCAGTTGGTCGCCGATTGAGCTGAGATGGGACGGTCGACAAACGCCATCGTCAGAAATAGCCGAGCGGTACTTCTGACTGGGGCTCTTGTtcaatgtcatgtttttcaGTACGACTGATGTCTGGGGCTCATTCTTTAAAATTGTGTCACTGGCAAAATAGCAAtactgcttttttaaaaataaggtgAATGACTTCTCGTTCAATTTAGAGCACAGTGACCTGAGACTAGAGGGCGCTGCTGAGTGATTTTCGGGGGCTCATGTTGAGGACCCTTAAATACATTTACAccaggatacacacacacacacttgcaaataTATTTTCGGGCATGCTGAGGCCTCCCAAAAAACGATTTCAAAAAGGATAATACTATAATGTGATAAAAATCATGCTAATCATCAATATTTGTGATGGATTagttttgcgtgggttttctccgggtactccggtttcttcgcacattccaaaaacatgcatagcaggcacCCCccaccacgacccttgtgaggaatagcggatcggaaaatggatggatggatagtttcgCATTGACTTGAACTGACCATGTTCGCAGTACTTTCCCTCGTATCCTGGGTTACAGCTGCACACGTAATCTTGCAGCATGTCCACGCACCTCCCGTGGACACACTGGTTGGATTCACACTGATTTCCATCTGAAACACACACGTgtgaaacgcacgcacacacacagcgctTCGCCTCTTTTGCCACAATGCTTTGTATCAATGACTGTCTTCATGTCTCACCTCTGTACACCGTCCAGAACTCCAGCTGGAAAAGGACAACAAATAATCCATTTGTTTCCAAATGTCCCAGTGTCCCTGAATGCTTCACCTACGACTCCCACACTGGGGCCAAATCTTTTGGATTGACTCCATTTGAATTTGTACGGCAGTTGCACACGATTCACGTGTTGGTACCTGACTGGCATTAGAATGTTGTGCACTGGACAGCTTGCAACATCTTGCAAGAATAATagcaagtgtttatttatttacagataATGCAGAAATAAATACAGGTTGCGTGGACTCTCGCATGTTCACGTATTTGCAGATTGGTGCGTTTTTTTTAGGATTATTTtttaaccgtttttttttttgtcacaacaaATAATGTGCATCAATTCCTCGCATTACTTGACGGGCTGGCCTTTGGAGAGACCACTGtcagcggattttttttttcctaatttttttttttccaaagctgtTATGTGCATCAATTGTTTGTATAGATTCACAGTTTGGCAGAACCCGATCACctacttaaattttttttttaggtaccaatcacattttttttaaattccaggtATTATTTCATGCATAAATGATTTTCAGCATTTACGCACTCACGTATTCATGGATTTTTCCGGGAATAGGACTTTGCGGAAATCCCCAATTATTCGCTTATTCGTAATCCccattttgtttcagttttttgCTGACCCCCCATAAATGAAGACGAGCCCACACTTATAATGATATTTACAGTATAATTAGTCAGGATGGGTGAGTACCGCTACCAAGTATCGGGATTGGGTTGATATCTGGCGTTATTTCAAGGTATCGGAACTCACGACCCGCTTGTGACCATTTTATAATCAGAAACTAGAAATGAAAAATTAGGAGAaaaagtaattaattaattcaattaAATTGCATGAGATTAATCGCCATTAATCTCATGCAATTTTTTGCCAGATTAATTGCCATTAATCTCATgcaatttttgagaaaaatgctATTGGGGATATATAGGTCTTGCTCTAtaattatcctttttttttaatttaggggGGGTGGTTTTAGATCAAAAGTACGAGTGGTATCAGTACTTGGTATCGGTATATGTGACGACTCAAGAGTTGAGACCCGTACTGGTATACCTCTGAAAAAATGCGGTATCGAACATCCCTATTTAGTGTCCCTGTCACTAATGTATGAATTTTTGCAATCAATTTTAAAGATGTGATCTTACCGTGGCCTCTCGAACCTTGAAGATCTCTCGTGCCTCCTCGAACTCGCAAGTCTCCTCCACGCACTCTCTCTCCATGGACGGTGGCTTGAGCTCCTCCAGGAAAGAGTTGGCACGGCGAGAACGCAGCAGCATGTGAGCCTCAGGCGGCCTCGAGAACACTGAGCAAGTGCAGCACAACCACATGCCGTTTCATCCCGGCCCGCCCGCCGTCGGCCGCTCACCTGCCCGCCGGGGACTCACCTGATAGGCTGAGCGCCGACATCGCCCACGCGGCGAGCGTCAGGCAGATACAAATGGCCCGCCGGCGCATGTCTGTCAGAATCTGCGACCGATCACACCAGGCGCTCAGAGCTCGGACTACAAACATGGCCGACCAAAAGCCGACGGATGACGTTATCGCCCACGGAACTGTCAAACGCGTCGTATTCGCTATTGTTGTATTCATCATTATTTCGTGGGTAGAAATGAGGCGTCAAATGGGATGGCACGACCCTTTTGTGAACTTTCAACAGCAGACAGAAACATATTTTCTGCTCCAATCCCAAATCAACTCAATCATATTAATAAAACCCAACCACAGCTGTAATATAGTGCCATAAGTGATCGAAAAGATCAAACATAAGCACCACAATCAACAAATAAACTGCTTCGGAAACCCCTTTTAATTCCGAATCGAGCTCTGATTcactttcaaaaaacaaaaaatcaaccTGTGATCCAGTTTCAACTCAACCTGACTTGTAGTTGACTTTGAATCCAACGAATGTTCGGATCCACGTTCAAATCTAAACCACTAGTATTCCACTTTCAAAGGGGACCCCTCAAATTCAAGAAGAAACGAGACAAAGAAGGAGACCGAGGCGCGTGCCTTACTTGCTTGCGTTTGGTGTTTTTTCGGTGGCGTTTTGATGTCTTGGGGTGTCTTGGGATGTCGTCGTGCGTCTGCTTGTTTGTGTGGTGTAAATGAGTGACTAGCAATGTTTACAGTGAGTCCACAGTCTGCGGTCCCGCACTGTCAATACGGTAGCCCCTACCGCCCCCACGAatcaagtacaaatacttggtTAGTGGACTTGACTCCATTATCAGAAATCTGTACTCAACTCGAGTATTTAGTTTTGGGACCAATGTTtacttttcactttttcatcTTCTCATTCTCATCTGTTTGTCTTCACCATCTTATCCTCCATATGCTGGCAAACAGTGGCAGGTCGGCACCTCCGCACCCTGATAAAACCATTCGTAACACACTGCTGAAATCATTGTCCAAAGGGCATCTGGGGTTCCCAGGCCATCAGGGGTCTAAGGGTGAGACTGTCCTCTGATCCAGTCCAGAGATGTGAGTTGACCTTCTTTCTTCTCTAATCTTTTAATTTCTTCCTGTTCTCAGATTCAGAAGGGCGGTCCAGGGGACAAGGGGCCACCCGGAGGTTCAGGTACCACTGGGACCAAGAGCCAGCGAGTGGACAAAGGTCAGTTGCCCATTCTCATTCATTTCTTTCTGCTGAATTACTTCAATGTGATATTTACTGGACATTTTACAAACCTATCAAGGtccactatttaaaaaaaatcttgatctaGTGGTTTTGGAGTAGAGATTGATGTATGATTCCAAATCCTATGCTCATTCCCAACTCCTGAATCAACTCAAAGGGATTTTCAGTGGATTTTGGAGAAATATTTACTTTGTAGTTCCACGagatataaatgtattttaggTGATTAGGGCATAGGGAATGAGTGAATAGTTCCCACCACAGCTCAGAAGAACCACCCCTGAGATTCTGAACCACACTTGTGGTGTCTGTAGGAGAGATGGGTAACCAAGGACTACGGGGCAAACCAGGTTTCCCAGGGGATCAGGGAGAAACTGAGACTTGTCCTGCCTCTTGTGAGCGTGTCCAGAGTCCAATAGTTCGACAAGGGCCCGCGGTACTCACCGGAATGCAGGGAATTTCAAGAGTCAGGGGGATTGAAGGAGCCCAAGGTTCAAACTAGAAGAAGATGCTTCAATCTAACACTGTGACATGTAAAGTTCTTTATTGGGCTTTTTCTCATACCAAATTTGACTACGAATCCTTATCAATTGACTTTAGGTATCACCACAGCTAACATGCTAGCAGCTTGTTAATTGTAAAGCTTGTGTGTGATAATGAAaacatcgacaaaaaaaaagaggaatttTTGTTACCGTTGCTAATTTGCAGCTAACGTGGCTAACCCAACACAAAACCCTCAGTAGGcgttttcacttttcttttggGGTAATGTCGTCGCCGCCCGACACATTTccttcctcgtcgtcgtcgtcacctATCATGCCTCGAAGGTACGATCGCTTGAACTCCTGGAACACAAGCTCCTCCTCCATTTCACTTCACACACAATCATGCAGCACACGTTTAACATGTGAGCACCAACAGCAAATTACCCATCGGCAATAGCATGTTGACATAAACGCCAAACTAGCTACTGCTATTAGCGCATAACCATCAGCTTCAAACAATAACAAGTTACGGTAGTTGCACATTACTACCACTGTCAAACAAGCTGTTGCATTTAGCACAAACCCAGGACTGTCCGTTTACATTAGTACTTTAGCACCAAGGTGAAACAGTGTATGAGCAtcacattaaaacacatttctttcAGCTCACTTGTGGGGACATCTATTAGCATTATGGATGTGAAACTGCTTATGGGCATTAGTATGTTAGCACCAATGTGAAACTGCCTACTGGTCATCGTATGTTAGCACAAGCATCTAATAGCATGGTAATAGCCCCGTAGATCGACTTTAGCACATTAGCATTAATGTCAAACTTGCTGTTGGCATTAGCCCCACCATCCTTTCCTTTAACGTATCGGCAAAACTATGTGAAAGCATTAGCATGTTAGTACAAATGTCCACTTACTAACTTATTTAATGCCAAAATGTAAACAGAAGTTttaggtgtttttttaaaatgaaaatgtattgattAATAAAGGCCTCCGCGCAGTTCCTCAGTAAGGataaaattatttcagtatGATACTAGATGGCAGGAGTGGATTTGATCAGACTTTGGTCCACACATGtttttctgtgatttttttttttcttggaaagaAGTATTTTCAAAAAACTTACCTATCATCAACTGCTGTTTACAAAGAAATgtactccccccaccccaatgcTTATATAGCGACACACCAAAATTTTCTGTCAGTCTTCAAAACTTAGTCAAATGGTCAAACACGGCTGGCATTGGCTTTCCCAATTTGAGAAAAACGGCTGGCGTTAAATGAGTTaatcaagaaaacaaaataaaacaaactaaaaaaaagcaaatcacctTTCCTTGACTGGTGGCAGGAACAGGAAGACAAGAAGATGAGTTTGTGAGGTCTGTAGAATGTTTCTTGATGTttttaagaagaagaagcatgATCCTCACCTGTGTCAGGTTTAGGGTGCATCAGTTTGAAGGGAAGCTCCAGCGAAACCTCACTGTCACACAAAGAAACTGATAAACTTGGAGCATGAACACATCACATTTGCACTTGATTGGCAACACATGCTGCATGGCGGTTGTCAGGCAAACTGTCAGACTGATTAGTCGAGGAGTGGACCTCACTACTTCACACTACGGCACTCCGTGGAGGTGCGAAATATCCGTTTGGCTAACGAGGTCACAAAAGTCGTCATACGTCTGCGTAAATCAGAGAATATCTGGTGAAAAGTACACTGTGGTTGATGAGAACAGCAGTTAGCATCGCTAGCTTAGCTTAGTAGGGGGATGTTTCTGTAAACGGATGCGTCTAGAGTGTGGTGGTGTCGATAAGCGTTCATACGCACCTTGAGCTCATCATGCTGCCACAGTGTAGAAATGAGAGCGGAATTAAAGTTGACAACACAATTTTACGAAAAGGTCCCCCTTGACAATGATTAgcgtatttttttgtgttttgtgagtTACTCACCCTCCGATGATGAGCTTGACTGATACCCTGTAGGACACCATGATGCCCAGAACCTCCTTCAGGACGCCTGGCTTGATGCTGGAACCACACCTTAGCGTTAGCATTGGTGTCACAAGCTCAACCCTATTTTTCGGGACTCGTGCTTGCTCACATGCTGGATGATGCCAAGTTGGTGTCTTCGTGCTTGAGTTTTCCATCCAGGGCGATTCCTCTCCTCTCCCTGTTGTTGGCCAGCAAGGGGAGCAGCAGGATGTCTTTTTGGAGCGTCGCCCCCGCAGAAACCGTTTCGCTGAAGAACAATACACTTGATCAAGTGCTAGTGTTAGCATGCGCCGGCTAGCATTAGCCTGCTCGACACTCACCCTTCTTCAATGGCGACACATTTGACATAGCTGTCATTGGAGTACAGCACCACTGTGGCCACCTGATCCACTGAGGACAACAACAACGCCAAAGTGCTGATTACTTGATTGGCAACTTGATTTTGATGTCTCACTTTCAGGTTAGCCATCGTCTGGCCCCACGATGCCACGCTATAAATTGTTGCATTACAATGTTGTCTTGCTACAATGGCATGATATGATTAATTCAACGTTGCGCTGTGACACGGCAGTAAGATTACAAGCTACATTGTCCTGATGCTTCGTAACGCTAGCATGTACGCTTGGATGAACACTACATTATCACGCGACATCATTATGAAACTTTCTCAGGTTATGTTGTCACACTCTGATGACACACAATATGGTGAGCAATGTCATACTACATTTTATGCTAAGGCATCCTCGTGCTGGGTTTTTGTTCTATGTTGCCATGCTATGCTGTCACACTACATTATTATTGCCACATACATTGCCAGGTTATGCTGTTGAGTTAGGTTGTCACCTATGATGTCACACTTGGTTGTTGCCATATTGTCACAGTACGATTTCATGCTACAACATTATGCTGAAGCTTTGTCGGGCTAGAAGGATGTTAAGTCAGTTATGTGGCGACACTACATTGTCACCCTGTGTCAGTGATCAGATAATCAGCAAGGTCTGCAGAAGCTGATAACGatcatgatcatttgaatcaagagCGTTGctgcagggagagagagaaaacatctGGAAACTGGCCCCTCTTGTTGTGATGCAATGCTGTGAAATCACGTGAAGTTACGGTGCTATGATGTCACATCACTAAATGGGAAGAACATACCGGAGATGACCATGTTTTTGACATTCCTGGTAGAGTTGTTGACCACATTGAGGTGCAGCCTCATAGTCTCACCGTGGTAGAAAATCTGCAGACAGACAGCTGGAGGAAGTCACCGGAAGCACGCACACTCACCATGGTGACAGCATGGGCGGcaacagtcccccccccctcccacctctttGTCAAGTCGGGCCGTCACGTGCAGCGGCTTGTCCGATACGGAGAAGTCCCGTGAGATTTCAACAGCGGCGTCCTCCTGGGCTTCAGGGGCATACTGCACCTTCCTGATCATCAGCTTGACTGAGCTCCTGGAGAACAAGGAGCACACGGAGATCAGGCGCAAGTGTCGCTTGGCTCATGCGGACTCTGCCCTGGCCAGCCTTACCGTTTGTGGATTTTGGCGTCCTGACTCTCAGCGCTGAACGCTTTCACCTCAAACTCCACCGCGCATTGCTGATGAGACGAGACGCAAGGCTTTGAGGGactgacacacactcacacaaccaTGCACTCGTACGTGCGCACAGACAGACGCACACAGTCATATACACACACGTATTGGAATGTCACCTTGCCGACGTCGTGCTGCGCCGGTTGCATTGCCACCGAACACGGCAGGTTGTCAGGGAACTGTGACGAGACCAGACAGGGACACGTTTTGCATGTTGGGTGGTGCAAACGGGTCAACAGCATGCCACGGGTGTttgtggggagggagggggtcttGACACCTCGAAGAAGAAGGGGTAGGCGTCGTCGCCCAGCTTCCGCAGCAGCTTGGCCTGCATGCGCGTGTGGACTGCCTGCTCGCGGTCCTGCAGGGGCGGGTACACCTGCCGCGTGGACAGGTAGAGCTCGCGGCGGAAGGCCACACCCATCACATCCATGTCGTCGCGGCCGTAGCGGAAGGTACACGACAGTGTGACAAACACTAGAGGGCGCCAGAGAGAGGAGTCACCACCGGAGGGCGCTGTTTATACCAGACGGGCTCACCTTTCCTTCCCTGCAGGGCCTCGCGCTCGATCACGATGACGCCGTCTAGTGAGATGATGGTACAACGGGGATTAGCGTTCTCGGCGCTGTGTGGATTGGCAGCTAAGTGGCAGCTAGTTGACGAAATGGCTCGGCAGCTAGTTGGCGAAATAGCAAGGTGGCTAGGCGGTGAAGCAGCTAGGCGGACATCAATGTGTCTTGGTTGCTAAGTGGAGAGGTAGCAAAGTGGCGAAGCAGCGAAGTGGATAGGCGGCAATGTGGCTTGATGTGGCTGTGCGTCTTGGTGGAGATATAGAGAGATGGTGGCCTCACCGACTGGATCCACAGAATCCACTCGGTCGACAAAGTCCCGTCTCCCCATGTACACACCCACCTGAGGAGCACCACACCAGAACGTCTCATCTATTCTTTCAGTCATTCTGCTGTCCATTCATACTTATAATATCAACGTTTTCTCT
It includes:
- the proca gene encoding vitamin K-dependent protein C; this translates as MRRRAICICLTLAAWAMSALSLSVFSRPPEAHMLLRSRRANSFLEELKPPSMERECVEETCEFEEAREIFKVREATLEFWTVYRDGNQCESNQCVHGRCVDMLQDYVCSCNPGYEGKYCEHAQSATNCSVNNGDCDHECTESEDGLRRTCSCVDGYKLHDDAKKCVAKGSSSCGQLLIGRSSYTKPMNGLMPWMVGGEVGKKGESPWQVLLQNAKGRFHCGGVLIDQNWVLTAAHCLENNLRFRVRLGDYERFRDEGTEVMLKVSGAIKHPDYDSTTVDNDIALLRLESPAPFSEYILPACLPSRKMAEAVLHRNGTQTVVSGWGKESQESLRFSSALNVIRVPLVSRDVCATHMLHNISENVLCGGILGQSIDACEGDSGGPMVTLYADTWFLVGLVSWGEGCGRQDKLGIYTKVSNYNEWIDSVRQEWDKSQQPPEA
- the saga gene encoding S-arrestin a isoform X2, with protein sequence MSPKNVVFKKICKDKSVGVYMGRRDFVDRVDSVDPVDGVIVIEREALQGRKVFVTLSCTFRYGRDDMDVMGVAFRRELYLSTRQVYPPLQDREQAVHTRMQAKLLRKLGDDAYPFFFEFPDNLPCSVAMQPAQHDVGKQCAVEFEVKAFSAESQDAKIHKRSSVKLMIRKVQYAPEAQEDAAVEISRDFSVSDKPLHVTARLDKEIFYHGETMRLHLNVVNNSTRNVKNMVISVDQVATVVLYSNDSYVKCVAIEEGETVSAGATLQKDILLLPLLANNRERRGIALDGKLKHEDTNLASSSIIKPGVLKEVLGIMVSYRVSVKLIIGGMMSSSEVSLELPFKLMHPKPDTVKESEMEEELVFQEFKRSYLRGMIGDDDDEEGNVSGGDDITPKEK
- the saga gene encoding S-arrestin a isoform X1 encodes the protein MERARSGQPSVTYRRGWCPSHLSVVLVFIFVLVLLQQHHEPQECRLQEDLQRQVGVYMGRRDFVDRVDSVDPVDGVIVIEREALQGRKVFVTLSCTFRYGRDDMDVMGVAFRRELYLSTRQVYPPLQDREQAVHTRMQAKLLRKLGDDAYPFFFEFPDNLPCSVAMQPAQHDVGKQCAVEFEVKAFSAESQDAKIHKRSSVKLMIRKVQYAPEAQEDAAVEISRDFSVSDKPLHVTARLDKEIFYHGETMRLHLNVVNNSTRNVKNMVISVDQVATVVLYSNDSYVKCVAIEEGETVSAGATLQKDILLLPLLANNRERRGIALDGKLKHEDTNLASSSIIKPGVLKEVLGIMVSYRVSVKLIIGGMMSSSEVSLELPFKLMHPKPDTGEDHASSS